One part of the Brevundimonas subvibrioides ATCC 15264 genome encodes these proteins:
- a CDS encoding ArsR/SmtB family transcription factor produces the protein MVQQLTSRLDASFAALSDSTRRGVLARLGRSESSITELAEAFDMTLTGMKKHVGVLEAAGLVATEKVGRVRTCRLGRHRLEDEAAWIEGHRRLWDARFDALSEVVETLKRKEQDDA, from the coding sequence ATGGTTCAGCAACTGACATCCCGCCTCGACGCCTCGTTCGCCGCCCTGTCGGACTCCACCCGGCGCGGGGTCCTGGCGCGCCTCGGACGGTCGGAGTCTTCGATCACCGAACTGGCCGAGGCCTTCGACATGACGCTCACGGGCATGAAGAAGCATGTCGGCGTGCTGGAAGCGGCGGGTCTGGTCGCGACGGAGAAGGTGGGCCGGGTGCGGACCTGCCGGCTGGGCCGGCACCGTCTGGAGGACGAGGCCGCCTGGATCGAGGGTCACCGTCGGCTCTGGGACGCCCGGTTCGACGCCCTGTCCGAGGTCGTCGAGACGCTGAAACGCAAGGAGCAGGACGATGCATAG
- the rpsB gene encoding 30S ribosomal protein S2, translating to MALPDFSMRTLLEAGAHFGHQTHRWNPKMERYIFGSRSNIHIIDLSQTMPLFHQALVAVREVAAKGGRVLFVGTKRQAAEPVAEAAKRCAQYYMNNRWLGGTLTNWKTVSGSIARLRELEGILERGGEGRVKKELVNLSREKEKLELSLGGIRDMGSIPDIMFVIDTNKEAIAILEARKLNIPIIAILDTNSDPDGITYPIPGNDDAARAIQTYCDLIADAVLDGLAAGAAHSGVDLGAMENPVEPMLAEASAPVDADAAPAGTEAVAEEMLAASGEETAAEEPAAEAPAAEAEKTEA from the coding sequence ATGGCTCTGCCAGACTTCTCCATGCGCACCCTGCTCGAAGCGGGCGCCCACTTCGGCCACCAGACGCACCGGTGGAACCCGAAGATGGAACGCTACATCTTCGGCTCGCGCTCCAACATCCACATCATCGACCTGTCGCAGACGATGCCGCTGTTCCACCAGGCTCTGGTGGCCGTGCGCGAAGTCGCTGCGAAAGGTGGACGCGTCCTGTTCGTCGGCACCAAGCGCCAGGCTGCTGAGCCCGTCGCCGAGGCCGCCAAGCGCTGCGCCCAGTACTACATGAACAACCGCTGGCTCGGCGGCACGCTGACCAACTGGAAGACCGTCTCGGGCTCCATCGCGCGTCTGCGCGAGCTGGAAGGCATCCTGGAGCGCGGCGGCGAAGGCCGGGTCAAGAAGGAACTGGTCAACCTCTCGCGCGAGAAGGAAAAGCTGGAACTGTCGCTGGGCGGCATCCGCGACATGGGCTCGATCCCCGACATCATGTTCGTGATCGACACCAACAAGGAAGCGATCGCGATCCTCGAGGCCCGCAAGCTGAACATCCCGATCATCGCGATCCTGGACACCAACTCGGATCCCGACGGCATCACCTATCCGATCCCGGGCAACGATGACGCCGCGCGCGCCATCCAGACCTATTGCGACCTGATCGCCGACGCCGTCCTGGACGGCCTGGCGGCCGGCGCCGCCCACTCGGGCGTCGACCTGGGCGCGATGGAAAACCCCGTCGAGCCGATGCTGGCCGAGGCTTCGGCCCCGGTCGATGCGGACGCCGCGCCTGCCGGAACCGAGGCTGTCGCCGAGGAAATGCTGGCTGCTTCGGGCGAAGAGACCGCCGCCGAAGAGCCTGCCGCCGAGGCCCCGGCTGCCGAAGCCGAGAAGACCGAAGCCTGA
- a CDS encoding M20/M25/M40 family metallo-hydrolase yields the protein MIRRLAAVSSAVLLFASAAQAQSVDRVALNGVIDQGFNHSEVMQTAAWLTDRIGGRLTNSPQMREAEQWTQQRFTDWGLSNVRAEGFEFGRGWSIVRSSARMTTPRPIDLRAIPVAWTPSTNGTVSGEVILAPITSADQFDAWRGKLAGKIVMLTAPTTGAEPTEPAFRRWTDEELSGRQAYSLPQTDPDAPERQLRGATADFPARLDAFLADEGAVAWVRMSQREGGLLHGTGYQYQVGQTPRLAGLELAAEDYRRLARLAKAGTVPTLELMSEVRFHDEDVNAYNVLADIPGTDRSGEYVMAGAHLDSWVASDGAVDNAAGSAVVMEAARILKALGVRPKRTIRFALWNAEEQGLLGSLAYVDRHVATRAPLSDPALAALPNNRTWRARWPVQPREGHADLVAYFNIDNGSGKIRGINAEGNVAAAPVLEQWLEPFASMGAGTVSLRPSGGTDHVYMQTVGIPGFQFIQDPLDYSSRLHHTSIDSYDHLRPDDLRQAAVVLAGILLSAANSDEPLPRMPLPTRPTASDPVGFPITN from the coding sequence GTGATCCGTCGTCTTGCCGCCGTCTCGTCCGCCGTCCTCCTGTTCGCCAGCGCGGCCCAGGCGCAATCCGTCGATCGTGTCGCCCTCAACGGGGTCATCGACCAGGGCTTCAACCACAGCGAGGTCATGCAGACCGCGGCCTGGCTGACCGACCGGATCGGCGGGCGGCTGACCAACTCGCCCCAGATGCGCGAGGCCGAGCAGTGGACGCAGCAACGGTTCACCGACTGGGGCCTGTCGAACGTGAGGGCCGAGGGCTTCGAATTCGGGCGGGGCTGGTCGATCGTGCGCTCCAGCGCGCGCATGACGACGCCGCGGCCGATCGACCTGCGCGCCATTCCCGTGGCCTGGACCCCCTCGACCAACGGCACGGTCAGCGGCGAGGTCATCCTCGCCCCGATCACCAGCGCCGACCAGTTCGACGCCTGGCGCGGCAAGCTGGCGGGCAAGATCGTCATGCTGACCGCGCCGACCACGGGGGCCGAGCCGACCGAACCCGCCTTCCGCCGATGGACCGATGAGGAGCTGAGCGGGCGCCAGGCCTACTCCCTGCCGCAGACCGATCCGGACGCCCCCGAGCGTCAGCTGCGCGGCGCGACCGCGGATTTCCCCGCGCGCCTTGACGCCTTCCTCGCCGACGAAGGCGCGGTCGCCTGGGTGCGGATGTCCCAGCGCGAGGGCGGCCTGCTGCACGGCACCGGCTATCAGTATCAGGTGGGTCAGACGCCGCGTCTGGCCGGGCTGGAACTGGCCGCCGAGGACTATCGTCGTCTGGCGCGGCTGGCCAAGGCCGGAACCGTGCCGACGCTGGAGCTGATGAGCGAGGTCCGGTTCCATGACGAGGACGTCAATGCCTACAACGTCCTGGCCGACATCCCCGGCACCGACCGGTCCGGCGAATATGTGATGGCCGGGGCGCACCTGGACAGCTGGGTGGCCTCGGACGGCGCGGTCGACAACGCCGCCGGCAGCGCCGTGGTCATGGAGGCCGCGCGCATCCTCAAGGCCCTGGGGGTCCGGCCCAAACGGACGATCCGCTTCGCCCTGTGGAACGCGGAAGAGCAGGGCCTGCTGGGCTCGCTGGCCTATGTCGACCGGCACGTGGCGACGCGCGCCCCGCTGAGCGATCCCGCCCTGGCCGCCCTGCCGAACAACCGCACCTGGCGGGCCCGCTGGCCCGTGCAGCCGCGCGAAGGCCATGCCGACCTCGTCGCCTATTTCAACATCGACAATGGCTCGGGCAAGATCCGGGGCATAAATGCCGAGGGGAACGTCGCGGCGGCTCCGGTGCTGGAGCAGTGGCTGGAACCGTTCGCCAGCATGGGGGCCGGGACCGTCTCGCTGCGCCCGTCCGGCGGCACCGACCACGTCTATATGCAGACGGTCGGGATCCCCGGCTTCCAGTTCATCCAGGATCCGCTGGATTACAGCAGCCGCCTGCACCACACGAGCATCGACTCCTACGATCACCTGAGGCCCGACGACCTGCGCCAGGCCGCCGTGGTGCTGGCCGGGATATTGTTGAGCGCGGCGAACAGCGACGAGCCGCTGCCGCGCATGCCGCTGCCGACGCGGCCGACCGCCAGCGATCCCGTCGGCTTCCCGATCACGAACTGA
- the tsf gene encoding translation elongation factor Ts: MAEITAALVMELRAKSGVGMMDCKKALQETDGDINAAIDWLRAKGLSKAAKKADRVAAEGLVAVASKEDGKGEVGAAIEFNSETDFVARNELFQNAAKAFAEKGLEHHDVEALHGAELENGNTIQAEVTNMIATIGENMQLRRAARLSVDEGVVASYVHNAVAPGLGRIGVLVALHGGGDKTALRELGRKIAMHVAATAPLSLNTDDLDPAAVEKERQVLTEKAKEEGRPENMIAKIVEGQINKFQKDVVLTKQPFVMNPDVTIEQLVADAGKELGAPGLHLAGFVRLALGEGVEKVEGPDFASEVASMMKTDA, translated from the coding sequence ATGGCCGAGATCACCGCCGCCCTCGTCATGGAACTGCGCGCCAAATCCGGCGTGGGCATGATGGACTGCAAGAAGGCGCTCCAGGAAACCGACGGCGACATCAACGCCGCGATCGACTGGCTGCGCGCCAAGGGCCTGTCCAAGGCCGCCAAGAAGGCCGACCGCGTCGCCGCCGAGGGCCTGGTGGCCGTCGCTTCGAAGGAAGACGGCAAGGGCGAAGTCGGCGCCGCCATCGAGTTCAACTCGGAGACGGACTTCGTCGCCCGCAATGAGCTGTTCCAGAACGCCGCCAAGGCCTTTGCCGAAAAGGGCCTGGAGCACCACGACGTCGAGGCCCTGCACGGCGCCGAGCTGGAAAACGGCAACACCATCCAGGCCGAGGTCACCAACATGATCGCGACCATCGGCGAGAACATGCAGCTGCGTCGCGCCGCCCGCCTGTCGGTCGATGAAGGCGTCGTCGCCTCCTACGTCCATAACGCCGTGGCTCCGGGCCTCGGCCGCATCGGCGTGCTGGTCGCCCTGCACGGCGGCGGCGACAAGACCGCCCTGCGCGAACTGGGCCGCAAGATCGCCATGCACGTGGCCGCGACCGCTCCGCTGTCGCTGAACACGGACGATCTGGACCCGGCCGCCGTCGAGAAGGAACGTCAGGTCCTGACCGAGAAGGCCAAGGAAGAAGGCCGTCCCGAGAACATGATCGCCAAGATCGTCGAGGGTCAGATCAACAAGTTCCAGAAGGACGTGGTGCTGACCAAGCAGCCGTTCGTCATGAACCCCGACGTGACCATCGAGCAGCTGGTCGCCGACGCGGGCAAGGAACTGGGCGCGCCCGGCCTGCACCTGGCCGGCTTCGTCCGCCTGGCGCTGGGCGAGGGCGTGGAGAAGGTCGAAGGACCGGACTTCGCCTCGGAAGTCGCCTCGATGATGAAGACCGACGCCTGA
- a CDS encoding SRPBCC family protein, translating to MHSPTTVERTSDRELTVTRTLAAPARIVFEAWTTPALMMRWWAPGSFGIVFLSCDMDVRTGGSYRFVFGHPASEQPMAFFGRYIEVTPPSRLVWTNEEEPDGAVTTVTFEPVDGGTRIIVRDLYPSKDALDAAMASGSTGAWPEQFEALDDLLAV from the coding sequence ATGCATAGCCCCACGACCGTCGAACGGACATCGGATCGCGAACTGACGGTGACGCGAACCCTGGCGGCCCCGGCCCGGATCGTCTTCGAGGCGTGGACGACGCCGGCGCTGATGATGCGCTGGTGGGCCCCCGGATCCTTCGGGATCGTCTTCCTGTCGTGCGACATGGATGTCCGCACCGGCGGGTCGTACCGCTTCGTGTTCGGCCACCCCGCCTCGGAACAGCCGATGGCCTTCTTCGGTCGCTACATCGAGGTCACGCCGCCCTCCCGCCTCGTCTGGACCAACGAGGAGGAGCCGGACGGGGCCGTGACCACCGTGACCTTCGAACCCGTGGACGGCGGGACCCGGATCATCGTCCGCGACCTCTATCCCTCGAAGGACGCGCTCGACGCCGCAATGGCCTCGGGCAGCACGGGGGCCTGGCCCGAACAGTTCGAGGCGCTGGACGACCTGCTCGCCGTCTGA